The following is a genomic window from Prevotella sp. E13-17.
CTCGTAGGTTGCGATGCCATCACAGCTACTCATACTGATTCTTCCGCCGATATTGTTCTGTCAAGGTGAGAAGTTCTTTAAACGTCTCCACCCTCTCTGGCTTCATCTTCCCAGCATTCATCGCTTTACGATTCGCCTTCAGCCAGTTCAGCATGTCATGTTCCTCAATCCGATGCTTCGAAGGATTTCGTTTATTGACATCAATAAACGAAATCACTTCCTGATA
Proteins encoded in this region:
- a CDS encoding helicase associated domain-containing protein → MTQDERWEARYQEVISFIDVNKRNPSKHRIEEHDMLNWLKANRKAMNAGKMKPERVETFKELLTLTEQYRRKNQYE